In a genomic window of Urocitellus parryii isolate mUroPar1 chromosome 11, mUroPar1.hap1, whole genome shotgun sequence:
- the Ift25 gene encoding intraflagellar transport protein 25 homolog isoform X1: MRQFDLCLSSEGSEVVLATSSDEKHPPENIIDGNPETFWTTTGMFPQEFIICFHKHVKVEKLIIQSYLVRTLKIEKTKSKEPVDFERWIERDFVHTEGQLQNEEILVHDGYCTYLRFIITKAFDHFISVHCVSAEGLVVSNHS, translated from the exons ATGAGACAATTTGATCTTTGTTTGAGCTCTGAAGGGTCTGAAGTGGTTTTAGCTACATCAAGTGATGAAAAACACCCACCTGAAAATATCATTGATGG GAATCCAGAAACATTTTGGACCACCACAGGAATGTTTCCCCAGGAGTTCATTATATGTTTTCACAAACATGTAAAGGTTGAAAAACTTATAATCCAAAGTTACTTAG TGCGGACCTTGAAGAttgaaaagaccaaatctaaagAGCCTGTCGATTTTGAGCGATGGATTGAAAGGG attttgtacACACAGAGGGTCAgcttcaaaatgaagaaattttg GTTCATGATGGCTACTGTACTTACTTGAGATTCATAATTACAAAAGCCTTTGATCATTTTATATCTGTGCATTGTGTTTCTGCAGAGGGACTAGTAGTCTCAAATCATTCttag
- the Ift25 gene encoding intraflagellar transport protein 25 homolog isoform X2, which produces MRQFDLCLSSEGSEVVLATSSDEKHPPENIIDGNPETFWTTTGMFPQEFIICFHKHVKVEKLIIQSYLDFVHTEGQLQNEEILVHDGYCTYLRFIITKAFDHFISVHCVSAEGLVVSNHS; this is translated from the exons ATGAGACAATTTGATCTTTGTTTGAGCTCTGAAGGGTCTGAAGTGGTTTTAGCTACATCAAGTGATGAAAAACACCCACCTGAAAATATCATTGATGG GAATCCAGAAACATTTTGGACCACCACAGGAATGTTTCCCCAGGAGTTCATTATATGTTTTCACAAACATGTAAAGGTTGAAAAACTTATAATCCAAAGTTACTTAG attttgtacACACAGAGGGTCAgcttcaaaatgaagaaattttg GTTCATGATGGCTACTGTACTTACTTGAGATTCATAATTACAAAAGCCTTTGATCATTTTATATCTGTGCATTGTGTTTCTGCAGAGGGACTAGTAGTCTCAAATCATTCttag